A genome region from Paradevosia shaoguanensis includes the following:
- a CDS encoding DNA -binding domain-containing protein, whose protein sequence is MRVPVELDPDVDDEAPTGDTITTYDERHYVTYLRLLDATAEGADWKEVARIVLHRDAAAEEFRTYRCWQSHLERAQWLSREGYRKILEQAAANKA, encoded by the coding sequence ATGCGGGTTCCTGTCGAACTCGATCCCGATGTGGACGACGAAGCGCCGACCGGCGACACCATAACCACCTATGACGAACGCCACTACGTCACCTATCTGCGCCTTCTCGATGCGACGGCCGAGGGCGCGGACTGGAAGGAAGTCGCGCGGATCGTGCTGCACCGCGATGCGGCTGCCGAGGAATTTCGGACCTATCGTTGCTGGCAAAGCCATCTCGAACGCGCGCAATGGCTTTCGCGTGAGGGCTATCGCAAGATTCTGGAGCAGGCGGCAGCCAACAAGGCGTGA
- a CDS encoding AAA family ATPase codes for MTVERFQLLRNVGQFDSVNAGAQIALTPLTLVYAENGRGKTTLAAILRSLSIGDAALIEDRHRLGAAHPPHVVLTVGGNQVIYQNGAWVAPLPRVAVFDDAFVSANVCSGIEIESSHRQNLHELILGARGVALNTELQRYVAAIEQHNRDLRTREAAIPAAQRAGLTVDAFCDLPADDVIDARVQDAERNLAAAQAADAIRQRDSFLPLSLPGFDLTAVAEVLAHTLPDVQAETAARVRVHLQRLGRGGEAWIGEGMSRISGASEGQDGDACPFCAQDLAGSPLIRHYEVYFSDAYNGLKSAIIDTGKGIADSHSGEIQAAFERAVRVAVQTRDFWRGFMDVPDINVDTAAILRNWTAARDAVLTTLRAKAAAPLEAMTLPAEATAAVEAFARDAEAIDAVSATLAVCNGQIALVKEQAAVANAATLTADLARLQAVKARHMPPLNAACDAYAAEKEAKAESERLRTAARAALDQYRTTIFPAYERSINDSLGRFNAGFRLGAVGSINTRAGSSASYSVVINNVAVGLTANGGPSFRTTLSAGDRNTLALAFFFASLEQDSNLADKIVVIDDPMTSLDEHRSLATILELRALVGRVRQVIVLSHSKPFLCQMWEGADRQTRSALRISRDGNGSTLAVWDVHQDCITEHDKRHALVSAYIQSANAANERAVAEALRPILEAYMRIAYPALFPPGSLLGSFINVCRQRFGQATEVLNAADIAELERLLNYANRFHHDSNRAWQTAAINDQELLDYAQRTLRFTARH; via the coding sequence GTGACGGTTGAACGTTTTCAGTTGCTTCGCAATGTCGGCCAGTTTGATTCCGTCAACGCCGGCGCGCAAATTGCGCTGACGCCGTTGACACTGGTTTATGCCGAGAACGGGCGCGGCAAAACCACGCTTGCCGCCATCCTCCGGTCGCTCAGCATTGGCGACGCCGCGCTAATCGAGGACCGGCATAGGCTTGGTGCTGCCCATCCACCGCATGTCGTCCTTACCGTTGGCGGCAATCAGGTCATTTATCAGAATGGTGCATGGGTTGCGCCGTTGCCGCGTGTCGCGGTGTTCGACGACGCTTTTGTGTCCGCAAATGTCTGTTCCGGCATCGAGATCGAAAGCTCGCACCGCCAGAACCTACATGAGCTGATCCTTGGTGCGCGGGGCGTCGCACTCAACACGGAACTGCAACGTTATGTAGCCGCGATTGAGCAGCATAATCGCGATCTACGCACACGCGAGGCGGCGATCCCCGCCGCCCAGCGCGCTGGCCTAACCGTGGACGCCTTTTGCGACTTGCCAGCCGATGACGTCATCGACGCGCGGGTTCAGGACGCCGAGCGCAACCTTGCCGCTGCGCAGGCTGCCGACGCCATACGTCAACGTGATTCGTTCCTGCCGCTATCATTGCCGGGCTTCGATCTTACTGCCGTCGCGGAGGTGCTGGCGCACACGCTACCGGACGTGCAGGCTGAGACAGCCGCGCGGGTGCGGGTGCATTTGCAGAGGCTCGGACGCGGTGGCGAGGCATGGATCGGCGAAGGCATGTCGCGCATCTCGGGCGCAAGCGAAGGGCAGGATGGCGACGCCTGCCCATTCTGCGCACAAGACCTCGCGGGCTCGCCGCTTATTCGCCACTACGAGGTATATTTCAGCGACGCCTACAACGGGCTGAAATCCGCCATTATCGACACAGGCAAGGGAATCGCCGACTCACACAGCGGCGAGATTCAGGCGGCGTTTGAGCGCGCGGTGCGCGTCGCGGTGCAGACCCGCGATTTCTGGCGCGGCTTCATGGACGTGCCTGACATCAACGTGGACACCGCCGCCATTCTGCGCAACTGGACGGCGGCGCGCGATGCAGTGTTGACGACACTGCGAGCCAAGGCGGCGGCACCCCTTGAAGCGATGACTCTGCCAGCCGAAGCCACCGCCGCAGTCGAGGCATTCGCACGCGACGCCGAGGCGATTGACGCCGTGTCCGCCACGCTGGCCGTCTGCAATGGCCAGATCGCTCTGGTCAAAGAACAGGCCGCCGTGGCCAATGCCGCCACGCTCACCGCCGACCTTGCCCGGTTGCAGGCGGTCAAGGCTCGCCATATGCCGCCGCTCAATGCCGCCTGCGATGCCTATGCTGCGGAGAAGGAGGCTAAGGCCGAATCCGAGCGTTTGCGTACTGCGGCAAGGGCTGCACTCGACCAGTATCGCACCACCATTTTCCCAGCTTACGAGCGGTCGATCAACGACTCCCTTGGCCGCTTCAATGCCGGTTTCCGGCTGGGCGCGGTAGGCTCGATCAATACGCGAGCAGGATCATCTGCCAGCTATAGCGTCGTCATCAATAACGTCGCGGTCGGGCTGACCGCCAATGGCGGGCCATCCTTCCGCACAACCCTTAGCGCGGGCGACCGCAACACGCTGGCGCTGGCGTTCTTTTTTGCCTCGCTGGAGCAAGACTCCAATCTTGCCGACAAGATCGTGGTCATAGACGACCCGATGACCAGCCTTGATGAGCATCGCTCGCTTGCGACGATCCTCGAACTGCGTGCTCTGGTAGGCCGCGTGCGTCAGGTTATTGTCCTGTCGCACTCCAAACCGTTCCTGTGCCAAATGTGGGAAGGAGCGGACAGGCAAACGCGCTCTGCGTTGCGGATCAGTCGCGACGGCAACGGTTCCACACTGGCCGTGTGGGACGTGCATCAGGATTGCATCACCGAACACGACAAGCGGCACGCTTTGGTAAGCGCCTATATTCAGTCCGCCAATGCAGCGAACGAACGCGCCGTCGCCGAGGCTCTCCGGCCGATCCTCGAAGCCTATATGCGTATTGCCTATCCGGCACTGTTCCCACCGGGGAGCCTGCTTGGATCATTCATCAACGTATGCCGTCAACGATTTGGACAGGCCACGGAGGTTCTGAACGCGGCTGACATTGCTGAACTGGAGCGGCTTTTGAACTATGCCAACCGTTTCCACCACGACAGCAACCGGGCATGGCAAACGGCGGCGATCAACGATCAGGAGCTGCTCGACTATGCGCAGCGCACGCTCCGGTTCACGGCACGGCACTGA
- a CDS encoding antirestriction protein ArdA, with protein sequence MTNLSDSNPRIYVACLAAYNNGYLHGAWIDADQAPDEIRDEIAAMLARSPIEHAEEYAIHDYEGFEGVTISEYAGIDTVARMGAFIAEHGALGAGLLDQCDDDIDQAETALRDCYHGQFASLADFMEDLTAESGVTIPEALRYYIDWKAMARDAEMNGEFFTVETAHDEVHVFSSQ encoded by the coding sequence ATGACCAATCTTTCCGACAGCAATCCCCGCATCTATGTCGCCTGCCTTGCAGCCTACAATAACGGCTATCTGCACGGGGCTTGGATCGACGCGGATCAGGCCCCGGACGAAATCAGGGATGAGATTGCCGCCATGCTCGCACGATCCCCCATCGAGCACGCGGAGGAATATGCCATCCATGATTATGAGGGCTTCGAGGGCGTCACGATCAGCGAATATGCCGGCATCGACACCGTGGCACGCATGGGCGCTTTCATCGCCGAGCATGGCGCGCTAGGCGCTGGCCTGCTGGATCAGTGCGACGATGACATTGACCAAGCCGAAACCGCCTTGCGGGACTGCTATCACGGCCAGTTCGCCAGCCTTGCCGACTTCATGGAGGACTTGACCGCTGAAAGCGGCGTCACGATCCCCGAGGCGCTGCGCTACTACATTGATTGGAAAGCAATGGCCCGTGACGCTGAAATGAACGGCGAGTTTTTCACAGTCGAAACCGCACATGACGAGGTGCATGTGTTTTCCAGCCAATGA
- a CDS encoding transcriptional regulator domain-containing protein: MLSIDWRSPVAYRHAKHISAAGFAWEYLRRNDDYRQEFQTIALSGGPSGRDLEAFADRWGLRFPVRSRRAA; encoded by the coding sequence ATGCTTAGCATCGACTGGCGTTCGCCGGTGGCATACAGGCACGCGAAGCACATTTCGGCCGCCGGTTTCGCTTGGGAATATCTGCGCCGGAATGACGATTATCGTCAGGAGTTCCAGACTATCGCACTAAGCGGCGGACCGTCCGGCCGTGACCTTGAAGCGTTCGCGGATCGCTGGGGGTTGCGATTTCCCGTGCGATCCCGACGCGCCGCATGA
- a CDS encoding replication initiator protein A, whose product MLREDDHARAQPTENSERSRLDPFVVATGDAPPRDQRDLMERPFFSLAKTPRTKPILYKAADIEVQVFGMPEHGMATIWDADVLIWAASQIVAAENDGLTTSRFVRFTPYHLLRAIGRPTGNHQYRLLKAALARLQSTVIATTIRNGPHWRRRQFSWINEWEEMTTRAGCVEGMEFVLPEWFYNSVIDRSLVLTIDPAYFGLTGGIERWLYRVARKHAGHQRHGWIFEVAHLHQKSGSLARPSDFALDLRRIAARQKLPGYRLQIEREDGRELLRIRPENSSTGTVDNPVNAIGRSGARGIGTSGARLSADQAHEPQLTLWPEKRNPTANLSNRESNSFSLTRAQAKRGAGSAGNGEP is encoded by the coding sequence ATGCTGCGCGAGGACGATCACGCCCGCGCGCAGCCGACCGAGAACAGCGAGCGCAGCCGCCTAGACCCCTTCGTGGTCGCAACGGGCGATGCGCCGCCGCGCGACCAGCGCGACTTGATGGAACGGCCGTTTTTCTCGCTGGCGAAGACCCCGCGCACCAAGCCGATTCTCTACAAGGCCGCCGACATAGAGGTGCAGGTGTTCGGGATGCCCGAGCATGGCATGGCGACCATTTGGGACGCCGATGTGCTGATATGGGCGGCCTCGCAGATTGTCGCGGCCGAGAATGACGGCCTCACGACTTCGCGCTTCGTCCGGTTCACGCCCTACCACCTGTTGCGCGCCATCGGGCGGCCGACCGGCAATCACCAATACCGGCTTCTGAAAGCCGCTCTGGCGCGGCTGCAATCCACCGTCATCGCCACCACCATTCGCAACGGCCCGCATTGGCGTCGCCGGCAATTCTCTTGGATCAACGAATGGGAGGAAATGACGACGCGCGCCGGCTGCGTCGAGGGCATGGAGTTCGTCCTGCCCGAATGGTTCTACAACAGCGTCATCGACCGCTCGCTGGTCCTGACCATCGACCCGGCCTATTTCGGCCTGACTGGCGGCATCGAGCGATGGCTTTACCGCGTCGCCAGAAAGCACGCCGGGCACCAGCGCCATGGCTGGATTTTCGAGGTCGCGCACCTTCATCAGAAATCCGGCAGCCTCGCGCGGCCGTCCGACTTCGCGCTCGACCTGCGCCGGATCGCGGCCCGCCAGAAACTCCCCGGCTACCGCCTCCAGATCGAGCGGGAAGACGGCCGCGAGCTGCTGCGCATCCGCCCCGAAAACTCATCAACAGGCACTGTTGATAACCCTGTTAATGCCATCGGCAGATCAGGCGCACGGGGTATCGGCACATCAGGCGCACGACTATCGGCAGATCAGGCGCACGAACCGCAGCTAACGCTTTGGCCTGAAAAGCGGAATCCGACCGCTAACTTATCTAACAGAGAATCTAACTCTTTTTCTTTGACGCGCGCGCAGGCGAAGCGTGGTGCCGGTTCTGCCGGGAACGGCGAGCCATGA
- a CDS encoding DUF2285 domain-containing protein — MLSPVEHKDGDTEPILTLAHLAGLDLRRAADGWHGIWQVDGVTHQFWLPEAVPDAAAFYAFTLPMDSFLELRAHAARRFWRSLNGRAPGPDFRAVPAQLRQWHILSLRALDARLRGESYRTIAKVLLGFRGTKEDFENDPRKNKARRLVAHGIKMMRGGYRLLLHYPIKPGKR, encoded by the coding sequence ATGTTGTCGCCGGTCGAGCATAAGGACGGCGACACCGAACCGATATTGACGCTGGCCCATCTCGCCGGCCTCGATCTGCGCCGCGCTGCCGATGGCTGGCATGGTATCTGGCAGGTTGATGGCGTCACACATCAATTCTGGCTTCCCGAAGCGGTGCCCGACGCAGCCGCCTTCTATGCCTTCACCCTGCCAATGGATTCCTTTCTGGAGCTGCGCGCCCACGCTGCCCGCCGTTTCTGGCGGTCCCTCAACGGCCGCGCGCCCGGTCCCGACTTCCGGGCCGTTCCTGCCCAACTCCGGCAATGGCATATCCTGTCCCTGCGCGCGCTCGACGCCCGGCTGCGCGGCGAGAGTTATCGCACCATCGCCAAAGTTCTGCTCGGCTTTCGCGGCACCAAGGAAGACTTTGAGAACGATCCGCGCAAGAACAAGGCCCGCCGCCTGGTCGCGCACGGTATCAAGATGATGCGCGGCGGCTATCGCCTGCTGCTTCACTACCCGATCAAGCCCGGCAAGCGTTGA
- a CDS encoding DUF2840 domain-containing protein, with product MTRRAHRSAHGRPLPDGPAPFTTLVELTFEKRRIEHWIRFGRKSYEQIIDRRRSVVGFAPGSVFAFVRWANGEHGTVVSRIDIVRAIGRGEPFQTLPFVRPGGEILLRLDSWPKVQRGLAAIDAVESLGLDPADAAPEHWRHVHNRLTANLEPHAYTPERHAAWLHRRRIEP from the coding sequence ATGACCCGTCGCGCCCATCGCAGCGCGCACGGCCGTCCGCTGCCGGACGGGCCTGCGCCCTTCACCACATTGGTCGAGCTGACTTTCGAGAAACGCCGCATCGAGCATTGGATCAGGTTCGGCCGCAAGAGCTATGAACAGATCATCGACCGCCGCCGTAGCGTGGTCGGCTTCGCGCCGGGCAGCGTCTTCGCCTTCGTCCGATGGGCGAATGGCGAGCATGGCACGGTCGTTTCCCGCATCGACATTGTGCGGGCCATCGGGCGCGGCGAGCCGTTCCAGACATTGCCGTTCGTCCGCCCCGGCGGCGAAATCCTGTTGCGGCTCGATAGCTGGCCGAAGGTGCAGCGCGGGCTTGCCGCCATCGACGCCGTGGAATCGCTCGGCCTCGATCCGGCCGACGCCGCACCGGAGCATTGGCGGCACGTCCACAACCGTTTGACCGCCAATCTGGAGCCGCACGCCTACACGCCCGAGCGACATGCCGCGTGGCTTCACCGCCGAAGGATCGAGCCATGA
- a CDS encoding AAA family ATPase — protein MAKGQENRQKVFSWFSTFLRDQNLLFQRPGSKGGSNLGNHTIDAQTGNWGNLGYSKGKPPRWLFQVDLNSVPVVARLPEGAEEASIGGVNTAQGQSAAVTVRILPLLQTGPDAFERADEFEVAGLFVFHGPLQPAGSSSDPVNFNVANGSLFRVFKEEDPETGETKRVRVDSPYIFAALIGLLPRNEAKQVEIGGAPVAITYGEVVDALQAAITAHPQGGAAGPIAVYDLSDDNEAARLRAELTAAWDGAGPPPQVARVAQQDSAEEDEGILEIDPATLNIPENTDLLGVDPSVYRQINALLRSGKQHIMLYGPPGTGKTTLARWIADNLPGGEWTLVTGSSDWSSQDIIGGYQPVGDGDVDFVPGILLRDFDRPFIIDELNRCDIDKVIGPLFTVLSGQQTTLPYRTDITDKNSQPYVILPKAKPGGAGDHEFSPGAAWRLIATINSIDKASLYQMSYALSRRFGWVYVDAPGDLRGFIAAFIAKTDPAAPVPAAGDSCPLADVWTAINSARVIGSAPIIDAIAAIRQLVPDEAFFGPASDAMRSAALDALDMVLLPMLDGIVLQDAHNIADATATAFALSADQAARVKSRLEAVAI, from the coding sequence ATGGCAAAGGGGCAAGAGAACCGGCAGAAAGTCTTCAGTTGGTTCAGCACGTTTCTACGCGATCAGAATCTTCTATTCCAAAGACCCGGCTCAAAGGGCGGGAGCAATCTTGGGAATCACACTATCGACGCGCAGACGGGCAATTGGGGCAACCTCGGCTATTCCAAAGGCAAACCGCCGCGCTGGTTGTTTCAAGTTGATCTGAACTCCGTTCCGGTTGTGGCTCGGCTGCCCGAAGGGGCGGAAGAGGCCAGCATTGGCGGCGTCAATACGGCGCAGGGCCAGTCTGCCGCTGTGACGGTACGAATCCTACCGCTGCTCCAAACCGGTCCTGATGCATTTGAGCGCGCCGATGAGTTTGAGGTGGCGGGGTTGTTCGTGTTTCACGGCCCGTTGCAGCCGGCGGGATCGTCCTCCGATCCAGTCAATTTCAACGTCGCCAATGGATCGCTATTCCGTGTCTTCAAAGAAGAAGACCCCGAGACGGGCGAAACCAAGCGCGTCCGGGTGGATTCTCCATACATTTTCGCCGCGCTTATCGGACTACTTCCAAGGAACGAGGCCAAGCAAGTCGAGATCGGCGGCGCTCCGGTGGCGATCACCTATGGGGAAGTGGTGGACGCGCTCCAAGCCGCGATTACGGCCCATCCACAGGGCGGGGCAGCAGGGCCAATCGCCGTCTACGATCTTAGCGATGATAATGAAGCGGCGAGGCTTAGGGCTGAATTGACGGCTGCATGGGATGGCGCCGGTCCGCCGCCTCAAGTAGCGCGCGTAGCCCAGCAGGACTCGGCGGAAGAGGATGAGGGAATCCTTGAGATCGACCCCGCGACATTGAACATCCCGGAGAACACAGACCTTCTTGGCGTTGATCCGTCCGTGTACCGCCAAATCAACGCTCTGCTGCGGTCGGGCAAACAGCACATTATGCTCTATGGTCCGCCCGGCACTGGCAAGACGACACTGGCGCGGTGGATCGCCGACAATCTGCCGGGCGGCGAATGGACTCTGGTGACGGGTTCTTCGGATTGGAGTTCGCAGGACATTATCGGCGGCTATCAGCCGGTCGGCGATGGTGATGTGGATTTTGTGCCGGGTATATTGCTACGGGATTTCGACCGGCCGTTCATTATCGACGAACTGAACCGCTGTGATATCGACAAAGTGATCGGGCCACTGTTCACGGTGTTGTCGGGCCAGCAGACAACGCTGCCCTACCGAACCGACATTACCGATAAGAACAGCCAGCCCTATGTGATCCTGCCGAAGGCGAAGCCTGGAGGGGCGGGAGATCATGAATTCTCGCCGGGTGCGGCGTGGCGATTGATTGCCACGATCAATTCCATCGATAAGGCATCGCTCTATCAGATGTCCTATGCCCTCAGCCGCCGCTTCGGCTGGGTCTACGTCGATGCGCCCGGCGATCTGCGGGGATTCATCGCCGCGTTCATCGCGAAGACAGACCCTGCTGCGCCCGTTCCGGCGGCGGGCGACTCCTGCCCGCTTGCCGATGTCTGGACCGCGATCAACTCGGCGCGCGTGATTGGTTCTGCTCCGATCATCGACGCGATAGCCGCGATCCGTCAGCTTGTGCCGGACGAAGCCTTTTTCGGCCCGGCCAGTGACGCGATGCGCAGCGCCGCGCTCGACGCGCTTGATATGGTACTGCTGCCGATGCTGGATGGCATCGTGCTTCAGGACGCGCACAATATCGCCGATGCGACCGCTACAGCGTTCGCGCTTTCAGCCGATCAGGCGGCGCGGGTCAAAAGCAGGCTAGAAGCGGTGGCGATCTAA
- a CDS encoding S26 family signal peptidase translates to MTRRRTLTVTALAAIGIAAASAVDWPVKLIWNATASAPIGFYTVEPAERIEVPELVAVMPPEPLAAFMAERGYIARGVPLLKRVVGLPGQRVCRLRSTITVDGIEMGEALERDSLGRDLPVWRGCRVIGDDQLFLMNWEVRDSLDGRYFGLTPAASVIGRAVPLWTDEEGVGRYEWRAPTH, encoded by the coding sequence ATGACGCGCCGCCGCACCCTCACGGTGACGGCGCTCGCCGCCATCGGCATCGCCGCCGCCAGCGCCGTCGATTGGCCCGTGAAACTCATCTGGAACGCGACGGCCAGCGCACCCATCGGCTTCTATACCGTCGAGCCGGCCGAGCGGATCGAGGTGCCCGAGCTGGTCGCCGTCATGCCGCCCGAACCGCTCGCTGCCTTCATGGCCGAGCGCGGCTATATCGCGCGCGGCGTCCCGCTGTTGAAGCGCGTTGTCGGCCTGCCGGGACAGCGGGTTTGCCGCTTGCGATCCACGATCACGGTTGACGGGATCGAGATGGGCGAGGCGCTGGAGCGCGACAGCCTCGGCCGCGATCTGCCCGTCTGGCGGGGCTGCCGAGTGATCGGCGACGACCAGCTTTTCCTCATGAATTGGGAAGTCCGCGACAGCCTCGACGGCCGCTACTTCGGACTCACCCCCGCAGCTTCCGTCATCGGCCGAGCGGTCCCGCTCTGGACCGATGAGGAAGGCGTCGGCCGCTACGAGTGGCGCGCACCGACGCACTGA
- a CDS encoding DNA-methyltransferase, with protein MGRPKANNPRSAITPVRLTEEERASFEDMAEGMGFSNVSEYVRFLHNQVLAGQQAAGPDAVENFGTRFPKRLIRSFHKTVFGEMIWGDSRAYLFNGTKPASVDLIMTSPPFGLVRKKSYGNEDADEYCNWFRPFAEGFKRVLKDDGSLVIDIGGAWVPGQPTRSLYHFKLLVMLVEEYGFHLCQEHYWWNPAKLPTPAEWVNVRRVRVKDAVNTVWWLSKTPFPKANNRRILAPYSKSMQDLLRNGYVAKLRPSGHDISSKFQKDNGGSVPPNLLAIANTESTSRYQEHCRDNNIPIHPARFPPQLPEYFIRFLTNKGDTVLDPFGGSCVTGAVAEALERKWVCCEMSEEYLNGALARFTPRPALLLKDRPVTYEIAPPCAVPVDEDEVPLFADGGAKRPPSAKDAASQPQPKRRARAAA; from the coding sequence ATGGGGCGGCCAAAAGCAAATAATCCACGATCAGCCATTACGCCGGTCCGTCTTACCGAGGAGGAACGTGCCTCGTTCGAGGACATGGCCGAAGGCATGGGCTTCTCCAATGTCAGCGAATATGTTCGCTTCCTTCACAATCAGGTCCTTGCCGGCCAGCAGGCCGCTGGCCCCGATGCAGTAGAGAACTTCGGCACCCGCTTTCCCAAACGGCTGATCCGCTCGTTCCACAAGACCGTCTTCGGCGAAATGATATGGGGCGATTCGCGCGCCTATTTGTTCAATGGCACGAAGCCGGCAAGCGTGGACCTTATAATGACTAGCCCGCCCTTTGGGTTGGTTCGGAAAAAGAGCTATGGCAACGAGGACGCCGACGAGTATTGCAACTGGTTTCGTCCTTTTGCGGAAGGCTTCAAGCGTGTTCTGAAGGACGACGGCAGTCTTGTCATCGATATTGGTGGCGCATGGGTACCGGGTCAGCCCACACGTAGCCTCTACCACTTCAAGCTGCTGGTCATGTTGGTGGAAGAATACGGCTTCCACCTATGCCAAGAGCATTATTGGTGGAATCCGGCCAAGCTGCCCACTCCCGCTGAATGGGTGAACGTGCGGCGTGTTCGCGTGAAGGACGCGGTGAACACGGTGTGGTGGCTATCTAAGACGCCATTCCCAAAGGCCAACAACCGCCGCATCCTTGCGCCCTACAGCAAGTCAATGCAGGACCTGTTGCGCAACGGCTACGTTGCCAAGCTGCGCCCGTCAGGGCACGACATTTCCAGCAAGTTTCAGAAGGATAACGGCGGCTCCGTACCGCCCAACCTGCTCGCAATTGCCAATACCGAATCGACCAGCCGGTATCAGGAACATTGCCGCGACAACAATATCCCGATCCATCCGGCCCGTTTCCCGCCGCAGTTACCTGAGTATTTCATCCGCTTTCTCACCAACAAGGGTGACACCGTGCTTGATCCCTTCGGAGGTTCCTGCGTCACCGGCGCGGTTGCTGAGGCGTTAGAGCGGAAATGGGTCTGTTGCGAAATGTCGGAGGAATACCTGAACGGCGCGCTAGCACGCTTCACGCCACGGCCTGCGCTGTTGCTGAAAGATCGCCCCGTCACCTATGAGATCGCGCCGCCATGCGCCGTACCAGTTGACGAGGACGAAGTGCCGCTGTTCGCCGATGGCGGAGCCAAGCGTCCTCCATCGGCTAAAGATGCAGCGTCACAGCCTCAGCCCAAGCGTCGAGCCCGTGCGGCTGCGTAA
- a CDS encoding helix-turn-helix transcriptional regulator, giving the protein MPNSLAGLPPRLLRTKEAARFLGISIRTLEKHRTYGTGPTYRKVGGRVLYTVRDLEDWSAVGERKSTRDKTAGTVFPARPLTPEERDEC; this is encoded by the coding sequence ATGCCCAACTCGCTTGCGGGCCTGCCGCCGCGCCTGTTGCGCACCAAGGAAGCAGCGCGCTTCCTCGGCATATCCATCCGAACCCTTGAGAAACATCGCACCTACGGCACCGGCCCGACCTATCGCAAGGTCGGCGGTCGCGTCCTCTACACCGTCCGCGATCTAGAAGACTGGAGCGCGGTCGGCGAACGCAAATCCACCCGCGACAAGACCGCCGGCACGGTCTTTCCCGCGCGTCCGCTCACACCCGAAGAACGGGACGAGTGCTAG